Proteins encoded in a region of the Desulfonatronovibrio magnus genome:
- a CDS encoding sirohydrochlorin cobaltochelatase: MTEPDKTGILLTAFGTSVPGADSVYDNIQQQVREVYPDIPIYWAYTSQVIREKLKNQGKPVHSPVQALSLMAENGLEHVAMQSLLIIPGLEHHDLIQISRAIQGLPKGIKKIVLGNPLLSHSRDLQRFAAAMMDNISPSVHEDEAIILMGHGSVHPANVYYSALQYHFWLCHPNIFVGAVEGTPSLEEILPLLQKNKITRARLYPLMVVAGEHAINDMAGRQTDSWITVLSNMGIDAKAVMKGLGSFENINEIWLDHLREIMGRL, encoded by the coding sequence ATGACTGAACCTGATAAAACAGGCATTTTGCTGACCGCCTTTGGAACATCCGTTCCAGGAGCGGACAGCGTTTACGACAATATCCAACAACAGGTGCGCGAAGTTTATCCTGATATCCCCATATACTGGGCTTATACTTCTCAAGTCATCAGGGAAAAACTAAAAAATCAGGGAAAGCCTGTACACTCTCCTGTCCAGGCTTTAAGCCTCATGGCGGAAAATGGGCTGGAACATGTGGCCATGCAATCCCTTTTGATCATTCCCGGGCTTGAACACCATGATCTTATTCAGATCAGTCGGGCCATCCAGGGACTGCCCAAAGGAATTAAGAAAATTGTTCTGGGCAACCCTCTTCTCAGCCACAGCAGGGACCTTCAACGCTTTGCCGCAGCCATGATGGACAATATCTCTCCATCTGTCCACGAGGATGAAGCGATCATCCTCATGGGCCATGGCAGTGTCCACCCTGCCAATGTTTACTATTCCGCCCTGCAATATCACTTCTGGCTCTGCCATCCCAATATTTTTGTAGGCGCAGTTGAAGGCACCCCCAGCTTAGAAGAAATTTTGCCTCTGTTGCAAAAAAATAAAATCACCAGGGCTCGCCTTTATCCACTTATGGTAGTGGCTGGAGAACACGCCATAAATGACATGGCTGGGAGGCAGACAGACTCATGGATTACAGTTCTGAGCAATATGGGCATTGACGCAAAAGCTGTTATGAAAGGCCTTGGTTCCTTCGAAAACATTAACGAAATCTGGCTTGATCATCTGCGAGAGATAATGGGCCGTCTTTAA
- a CDS encoding FmdE family protein → MACTINEQLINDTISFHGHNCPGLSIGIRASELALRKLNRTKGDKFLTVVETDMCAVDAIQYLTGCTFGKGNLIHKDFGKIAFTFYDQEKPVAFRITLKEGCFGPERKEMRSLMKKSLSQELTPEEQERLKTLRQNQISLIMNHNLDDLFVMKEIENSPPRPAKIMESHKCATCGDMTMESRVRLFDGQNLCIPCFEQVEQKK, encoded by the coding sequence ATGGCCTGCACAATTAATGAACAACTGATCAATGACACCATTTCCTTTCATGGACACAATTGTCCCGGGCTAAGCATTGGCATAAGGGCCTCAGAGCTGGCTCTTCGCAAGCTGAACCGCACAAAAGGCGACAAATTTTTGACAGTGGTGGAAACAGATATGTGCGCTGTGGATGCCATTCAATATTTAACAGGATGTACTTTTGGTAAAGGCAATCTGATTCACAAGGATTTTGGCAAAATTGCTTTCACTTTTTATGATCAGGAAAAACCGGTGGCATTTCGTATTACCCTGAAGGAAGGCTGTTTTGGGCCAGAAAGGAAGGAAATGCGCTCTTTAATGAAAAAATCTCTCTCTCAAGAGCTGACCCCGGAAGAACAGGAGCGTTTAAAAACCTTGAGACAGAACCAGATATCATTAATTATGAACCACAATCTTGATGATCTGTTTGTCATGAAAGAGATTGAAAACTCCCCTCCTCGGCCCGCCAAAATTATGGAAAGTCACAAATGTGCAACATGTGGCGATATGACCATGGAGTCACGGGTACGCCTCTTTGATGGACAAAATCTGTGTATTCCCTGTTTTGAGCAGGTTGAACAGAAAAAATAG
- a CDS encoding autotransporter assembly complex protein TamA — MIKIIIICFFSFFFSFSAFAQENDIPGMEISSKGISYTVVFTGEMSSRIRQVLNQVSETVTLKNRPPMTEAQLRRRAEHDLDEFTRALRSFGYYRSSNKYFINTTQSGKEVEFSIDTGPAYVIRNVHINNICPEMTPLPEIPSMESLGLTAGSSIESAKVLSARQVIMRSARAHGFPFPFVELGEVLIDHKEQIADIVYNVDPGPRAVFGETEIQGLSRVKPEYVYEKIPWEKGKPFSAPQLNELRRKLTGTGLFATVDVGHAQELDEDGSLPMYIQVNERRPRTARAGVGYQTDIGPELKLGWMHRNLRGKGERLEFDLGVSDVQRIVEGTYTIPSFFHPDQNLVLKAGLDDESKDAYDSRSVYSSAMVERRFSEQLSVGAGVGYRAAQVKQFGETTDLRLAFFPATVTWDGRDDILNPGTGIRANVRLTPFIDTLDSKTRFIKSYASLNTYLEILDDKRLVLAGRGALGAINAESNSKVPPDERFYAGGGGSVRGYSYQSAGRMTDKKPVGGLSLAELNAEIRLKLAQRHGLVAFVDGGRAFDSSYPDFDQRLFWGYGVGYRFFTDFGPIRADIAFPLNRRKGVDDSFQLYISIGQSF, encoded by the coding sequence ATGATTAAAATTATAATTATTTGTTTTTTTTCATTCTTTTTTTCTTTTTCCGCTTTTGCACAGGAAAACGATATTCCAGGCATGGAAATCTCCTCGAAGGGCATTTCTTATACTGTTGTTTTTACGGGAGAAATGAGCTCTCGCATCAGACAGGTGTTAAACCAGGTTTCTGAAACGGTTACCTTGAAAAATCGGCCTCCCATGACCGAGGCTCAGTTGCGCAGAAGAGCAGAGCATGATCTTGATGAGTTTACCAGAGCGCTGCGGTCATTTGGATATTACAGGTCATCAAACAAATATTTTATTAATACAACCCAAAGTGGCAAGGAAGTGGAGTTCAGCATAGATACCGGACCGGCCTATGTTATCCGCAATGTTCATATAAACAACATCTGTCCTGAAATGACTCCGCTTCCGGAAATACCTTCCATGGAAAGTCTTGGACTGACTGCAGGAAGCTCCATTGAGTCAGCCAAAGTGCTCAGTGCCCGTCAAGTTATAATGAGGTCAGCCAGAGCCCATGGATTTCCATTTCCATTCGTTGAACTGGGAGAAGTGCTCATAGATCATAAAGAGCAAATTGCAGATATCGTGTATAATGTTGATCCAGGTCCCAGGGCAGTTTTCGGAGAAACAGAGATTCAGGGATTGAGCAGGGTGAAACCTGAATATGTGTATGAAAAAATCCCCTGGGAAAAAGGCAAGCCTTTCTCTGCTCCCCAGCTTAATGAGCTGCGGAGAAAGCTGACCGGAACAGGGCTTTTTGCCACTGTTGATGTTGGTCATGCCCAGGAGCTTGATGAAGATGGCAGTTTGCCCATGTATATTCAGGTTAACGAGCGCAGGCCCAGAACTGCAAGGGCAGGAGTTGGCTATCAGACAGATATTGGTCCAGAGCTGAAACTTGGCTGGATGCACAGAAATTTGCGCGGTAAAGGGGAAAGGCTTGAGTTTGATCTTGGAGTATCAGATGTTCAGCGCATTGTAGAGGGAACTTATACAATTCCATCTTTTTTTCATCCTGACCAGAACCTGGTGCTCAAGGCCGGGTTGGATGATGAAAGCAAGGATGCATATGACTCAAGAAGTGTTTATTCCTCTGCCATGGTAGAGAGAAGATTTAGTGAACAGCTTTCTGTTGGAGCAGGAGTAGGATACAGGGCCGCGCAAGTAAAGCAGTTCGGGGAAACCACTGATTTAAGGCTGGCGTTTTTTCCTGCCACTGTCACATGGGATGGGCGCGATGATATATTGAATCCCGGGACAGGGATAAGAGCCAATGTCAGGCTTACACCATTCATTGATACCCTTGATTCAAAAACAAGGTTTATCAAAAGTTATGCCAGCCTGAATACCTATCTTGAGATTCTTGACGACAAAAGGCTGGTGCTGGCCGGGCGCGGAGCATTGGGAGCCATTAATGCTGAAAGCAACTCAAAAGTACCGCCTGATGAAAGGTTTTATGCCGGGGGAGGGGGTTCTGTTCGTGGTTACTCATATCAAAGTGCCGGCAGAATGACAGACAAAAAACCTGTGGGCGGATTATCGCTGGCAGAATTAAACGCTGAAATCAGACTGAAGCTGGCTCAACGTCATGGTCTGGTGGCTTTTGTAGATGGAGGGCGGGCTTTTGATTCTTCATACCCGGATTTTGATCAACGACTTTTCTGGGGTTATGGTGTGGGATACAGATTTTTTACTGATTTTGGTCCCATTCGTGCTGACATAGCATTTCCTCTGAACCGCAGAAAAGGGGTTGATGACAGTTTTCAACTTTACATCAGTATTGGTCAGTCGTTTTAA